One stretch of Gadus macrocephalus chromosome 12, ASM3116895v1 DNA includes these proteins:
- the LOC132469135 gene encoding thiamine transporter 2-like isoform X3 translates to MRTGPLLLCLTRQVYPVLTYSNILLLVPVLLVTDWLRYKPVIVLQALCNLLSFLLLLLGPRGDTAWARGALFVSSLGSVADVAYISYIYSLVPPQRYQRVTGYVRGALLLGYAAGATLGQLLVSVFAVALRRLFAVSVASLAAALAVALFLPMPKRSLREREMRGGSGADAVADAEEDPGCSVGPCRQAWARSRRAVRCAGRAWQRLAADCVACYSSVAVAFFCVWFAAGRCGFYQVASYVQLLWLDQQPQHNFTAYNGAVDALATLSGSAASLAVGHISLDWALWGEVFLGGFTALISGALLLMNLTDSIWVSYVCYALFKALYMQLITVCTFQIAKSLRLERYALVFGLNSFLGTVLQTALTGVVINTRSLRLTLSSQVATGHTHMLQSHTHMCTR, encoded by the exons ATGAGGACAGGACCTCTGCTGCTCtgc CTAACGCGCCAGGTGTACCCTGTGTTGACCTACTCCAacatcctcctcctggtcccagtCCTCCTGGTGACCGACTGGCTGCGCTACAAGCCCGTCATCGTCCTCCAGGCGCTCTGCAACCTGCTgtccttcctgctcctcctgctgggcCCGCGTGGGGACACCGCCTGGGCCCGCGGGGCCCTCTTCGTTTCCAGCCTGGGCTCGGTGGCCGACGTGGCCTACATCTCCTACATCTACAGCCTGGTGCCGCCGCAACGCTACCAGAGAGTCACGGGCTACGTGCGCGGCGCCTTGCTGCTGGGCTACGCGGCGGGCGCCACGCTGGGCCAGCTGCTGGTGTCCGTGTTCGCCGTGGCGCTGCGCCGCCTGTTCGCCGTGTCCGTGGCGTCGCTGGCCGCCGCCCTGGCCGTGGCGCTCTTCCTGCCCATGCCCAAGAGGAGTCTGCGCGAGAGGGAGATGCGGGGGGGCTCCGGTGCAGATGCAGTTGCGGACGCGGAGGAAGACCCCGGCTGCTCCGTCGGACCCTGCAGGCAGGCGTGGGCGCGGTCACGGCGTGCGGTCCGCTGCGCAGGCAGGGCGTGGCAGAGGCTGGCGGCGGACTGCGTGGCGTGTTACTCCTCGGTGGCGGTGGCCTTCTTCTGTGTTTGGTTCGCAGCTGGGAGGTGTGGCTTCTACCAGGTGGCAAGCTACGTGCAGTTGCTGTGGCTGGATCAGCAGCCGCAGCACAACTTCACGGCCTACAACGGAGCGGTGGACGCCCTAGCAACCCTGTCGG GATCGGCTGCATCCCTCGCAGTAGGCCACATCTCTCTGGACTGGGCCCTGTGGGGAGAGGTCTTCCTCGGGGGTTTCACAGCCCTGATTTCAGGGGCTCTGTTACTGATGAACCTGACTGATAGCATCTGGGTCTCCTACGTCTGCTATGCCCTCTTCAAAGCGCTCTACATGCAACTCATAACCGTGTGCAC CTTCCAGATTGCCAAGTCTCTGAGGCTGGAACGCTACGCCTTGGTGTTTGGCCTGAACAGCTTCCTGGGGACTGTCCTCCAGACCGCCCTCACAGGTGTGGTGATCAACACCAGGTCTCTGAggctcaccctctcctctcaggTAGCTACAGGACACACTCACAtgctgcaatcacacacacatatgtgcacgAGATaa
- the LOC132469135 gene encoding thiamine transporter 2-like isoform X2 produces MGFFWWWKCRDGPRTGNPRGPHGAGWAGPTTLLCVYGFCSMMRPIEPFMTEFLSGPDKNFTTGQLTRQVYPVLTYSNILLLVPVLLVTDWLRYKPVIVLQALCNLLSFLLLLLGPRGDTAWARGALFVSSLGSVADVAYISYIYSLVPPQRYQRVTGYVRGALLLGYAAGATLGQLLVSVFAVALRRLFAVSVASLAAALAVALFLPMPKRSLREREMRGGSGADAVADAEEDPGCSVGPCRQAWARSRRAVRCAGRAWQRLAADCVACYSSVAVAFFCVWFAAGRCGFYQVASYVQLLWLDQQPQHNFTAYNGAVDALATLSGSAASLAVGHISLDWALWGEVFLGGFTALISGALLLMNLTDSIWVSYVCYALFKALYMQLITVCTFQIAKSLRLERYALVFGLNSFLGTVLQTALTGVVINTRSLRLTLSSQPSLECWPCCSLLEVCM; encoded by the exons atggGGTTCTTCTGGTGGTGGAAGTGCCGTGATGGACCTCGTACCGGGAACCCCCGTGGGCCCCATGGCGCAGGCTGGGCGGGCCCCACCACGCTGCTCTGTGTCTACGGATTCTGCTCCATGATGAGACCCATCGAGCCCTTCATGACGGAGTTCCTCTCGGGGCCCGACAAGAACTTCACCACCGGTCAG CTAACGCGCCAGGTGTACCCTGTGTTGACCTACTCCAacatcctcctcctggtcccagtCCTCCTGGTGACCGACTGGCTGCGCTACAAGCCCGTCATCGTCCTCCAGGCGCTCTGCAACCTGCTgtccttcctgctcctcctgctgggcCCGCGTGGGGACACCGCCTGGGCCCGCGGGGCCCTCTTCGTTTCCAGCCTGGGCTCGGTGGCCGACGTGGCCTACATCTCCTACATCTACAGCCTGGTGCCGCCGCAACGCTACCAGAGAGTCACGGGCTACGTGCGCGGCGCCTTGCTGCTGGGCTACGCGGCGGGCGCCACGCTGGGCCAGCTGCTGGTGTCCGTGTTCGCCGTGGCGCTGCGCCGCCTGTTCGCCGTGTCCGTGGCGTCGCTGGCCGCCGCCCTGGCCGTGGCGCTCTTCCTGCCCATGCCCAAGAGGAGTCTGCGCGAGAGGGAGATGCGGGGGGGCTCCGGTGCAGATGCAGTTGCGGACGCGGAGGAAGACCCCGGCTGCTCCGTCGGACCCTGCAGGCAGGCGTGGGCGCGGTCACGGCGTGCGGTCCGCTGCGCAGGCAGGGCGTGGCAGAGGCTGGCGGCGGACTGCGTGGCGTGTTACTCCTCGGTGGCGGTGGCCTTCTTCTGTGTTTGGTTCGCAGCTGGGAGGTGTGGCTTCTACCAGGTGGCAAGCTACGTGCAGTTGCTGTGGCTGGATCAGCAGCCGCAGCACAACTTCACGGCCTACAACGGAGCGGTGGACGCCCTAGCAACCCTGTCGG GATCGGCTGCATCCCTCGCAGTAGGCCACATCTCTCTGGACTGGGCCCTGTGGGGAGAGGTCTTCCTCGGGGGTTTCACAGCCCTGATTTCAGGGGCTCTGTTACTGATGAACCTGACTGATAGCATCTGGGTCTCCTACGTCTGCTATGCCCTCTTCAAAGCGCTCTACATGCAACTCATAACCGTGTGCAC CTTCCAGATTGCCAAGTCTCTGAGGCTGGAACGCTACGCCTTGGTGTTTGGCCTGAACAGCTTCCTGGGGACTGTCCTCCAGACCGCCCTCACAGGTGTGGTGATCAACACCAGGTCTCTGAggctcaccctctcctctcag
- the LOC132469135 gene encoding thiamine transporter 2-like isoform X1: MGFFWWWKCRDGPRTGNPRGPHGAGWAGPTTLLCVYGFCSMMRPIEPFMTEFLSGPDKNFTTGQLTRQVYPVLTYSNILLLVPVLLVTDWLRYKPVIVLQALCNLLSFLLLLLGPRGDTAWARGALFVSSLGSVADVAYISYIYSLVPPQRYQRVTGYVRGALLLGYAAGATLGQLLVSVFAVALRRLFAVSVASLAAALAVALFLPMPKRSLREREMRGGSGADAVADAEEDPGCSVGPCRQAWARSRRAVRCAGRAWQRLAADCVACYSSVAVAFFCVWFAAGRCGFYQVASYVQLLWLDQQPQHNFTAYNGAVDALATLSGSAASLAVGHISLDWALWGEVFLGGFTALISGALLLMNLTDSIWVSYVCYALFKALYMQLITVCTFQIAKSLRLERYALVFGLNSFLGTVLQTALTGVVINTRSLRLTLSSQVATGHTHMLQSHTHMCTR, translated from the exons atggGGTTCTTCTGGTGGTGGAAGTGCCGTGATGGACCTCGTACCGGGAACCCCCGTGGGCCCCATGGCGCAGGCTGGGCGGGCCCCACCACGCTGCTCTGTGTCTACGGATTCTGCTCCATGATGAGACCCATCGAGCCCTTCATGACGGAGTTCCTCTCGGGGCCCGACAAGAACTTCACCACCGGTCAG CTAACGCGCCAGGTGTACCCTGTGTTGACCTACTCCAacatcctcctcctggtcccagtCCTCCTGGTGACCGACTGGCTGCGCTACAAGCCCGTCATCGTCCTCCAGGCGCTCTGCAACCTGCTgtccttcctgctcctcctgctgggcCCGCGTGGGGACACCGCCTGGGCCCGCGGGGCCCTCTTCGTTTCCAGCCTGGGCTCGGTGGCCGACGTGGCCTACATCTCCTACATCTACAGCCTGGTGCCGCCGCAACGCTACCAGAGAGTCACGGGCTACGTGCGCGGCGCCTTGCTGCTGGGCTACGCGGCGGGCGCCACGCTGGGCCAGCTGCTGGTGTCCGTGTTCGCCGTGGCGCTGCGCCGCCTGTTCGCCGTGTCCGTGGCGTCGCTGGCCGCCGCCCTGGCCGTGGCGCTCTTCCTGCCCATGCCCAAGAGGAGTCTGCGCGAGAGGGAGATGCGGGGGGGCTCCGGTGCAGATGCAGTTGCGGACGCGGAGGAAGACCCCGGCTGCTCCGTCGGACCCTGCAGGCAGGCGTGGGCGCGGTCACGGCGTGCGGTCCGCTGCGCAGGCAGGGCGTGGCAGAGGCTGGCGGCGGACTGCGTGGCGTGTTACTCCTCGGTGGCGGTGGCCTTCTTCTGTGTTTGGTTCGCAGCTGGGAGGTGTGGCTTCTACCAGGTGGCAAGCTACGTGCAGTTGCTGTGGCTGGATCAGCAGCCGCAGCACAACTTCACGGCCTACAACGGAGCGGTGGACGCCCTAGCAACCCTGTCGG GATCGGCTGCATCCCTCGCAGTAGGCCACATCTCTCTGGACTGGGCCCTGTGGGGAGAGGTCTTCCTCGGGGGTTTCACAGCCCTGATTTCAGGGGCTCTGTTACTGATGAACCTGACTGATAGCATCTGGGTCTCCTACGTCTGCTATGCCCTCTTCAAAGCGCTCTACATGCAACTCATAACCGTGTGCAC CTTCCAGATTGCCAAGTCTCTGAGGCTGGAACGCTACGCCTTGGTGTTTGGCCTGAACAGCTTCCTGGGGACTGTCCTCCAGACCGCCCTCACAGGTGTGGTGATCAACACCAGGTCTCTGAggctcaccctctcctctcaggTAGCTACAGGACACACTCACAtgctgcaatcacacacacatatgtgcacgAGATaa